A section of the Marinoscillum sp. 108 genome encodes:
- the rpoN gene encoding RNA polymerase factor sigma-54: protein MQKLNLTQSLSQKLSPQQIQFIKLLQVPTAELDTRIEEELEINPALEEGLPEKEDDYADDAPDEFDNSEPTIEEYLHDDFSGYKMQGDGRNPDEDDKEMPISVGSTLHEQLMTQFGYLRLDERQHVIGEQLIGSIDADGYIRRELEAIVNDLAFAQNIETDVEELESILYKIQNFDPPGVGARNLQECLLLQLERKDEELEYLEIARLIVDKCFNEFSKKHYDKIAKKLGIESEEALKDAIAMITKLNPKPGGSGEDLVKTQYLIPDFMLTNNNGKLELTLNSRNAPQLQISRSYSDMLHAYDKSDKRDKKLKETVTFIKQKLDSAKWFIDAIKQRQNTLLNTMQAIIDFQYEYFLEGDEAKLRPMILKDIADTINMDISTVSRVANSKAIQTEFGIYPLKYFFSEGIATDSGEDVSSREVKHKLKGIIEGEDKAKPLSDDKLEKMLRAEGYNIARRTVAKYREQLNIPVARLRKQL from the coding sequence ATGCAAAAACTCAACCTTACCCAATCATTATCCCAAAAACTGTCTCCGCAGCAGATACAGTTTATAAAGCTCCTGCAGGTGCCCACAGCAGAGCTGGATACCCGCATAGAGGAAGAGCTGGAGATCAATCCTGCACTGGAAGAAGGCTTACCTGAAAAGGAAGATGACTATGCGGATGATGCCCCGGACGAGTTTGACAACTCTGAGCCCACCATCGAAGAGTACCTGCATGATGACTTCTCAGGTTACAAAATGCAGGGGGACGGCCGCAATCCGGATGAGGATGATAAAGAGATGCCCATCTCTGTGGGCAGCACCCTCCATGAGCAGCTCATGACCCAGTTTGGTTACCTCCGGCTGGACGAGCGCCAGCATGTGATCGGTGAGCAGCTCATAGGGAGCATAGATGCAGATGGCTACATCCGCAGGGAGCTGGAGGCCATCGTCAATGACCTGGCTTTCGCCCAAAACATAGAAACAGATGTGGAGGAGCTGGAGAGCATCCTCTATAAGATTCAAAATTTTGACCCTCCGGGAGTCGGTGCTCGAAACCTCCAGGAGTGTCTCCTACTCCAGCTAGAGCGCAAGGATGAGGAGCTGGAATACCTGGAAATCGCCAGGCTCATCGTGGACAAGTGCTTCAATGAATTTTCTAAAAAACACTACGACAAGATTGCCAAAAAGCTGGGCATCGAAAGCGAAGAGGCACTGAAAGACGCCATCGCCATGATCACCAAGCTCAACCCCAAGCCAGGCGGAAGCGGCGAAGATTTGGTGAAAACCCAGTACCTGATCCCTGACTTTATGCTCACCAACAACAATGGTAAGCTGGAGCTCACCCTCAACTCACGCAACGCCCCGCAGTTGCAGATCAGTAGATCCTATTCCGACATGCTGCATGCTTATGACAAGAGTGACAAGCGCGACAAAAAGCTCAAGGAAACCGTCACGTTCATTAAGCAAAAACTGGATTCGGCCAAGTGGTTTATCGATGCCATCAAACAGCGACAAAACACCCTGCTGAATACCATGCAAGCGATTATCGACTTTCAGTACGAGTATTTTCTGGAAGGTGATGAGGCCAAACTCAGACCCATGATTCTGAAGGACATTGCCGATACCATCAACATGGACATCTCTACAGTGTCTCGGGTAGCCAACAGCAAAGCCATTCAAACCGAATTCGGGATTTATCCTTTGAAATATTTCTTCTCTGAGGGCATCGCTACGGACTCCGGTGAGGATGTGAGTAGCCGTGAGGTGAAACACAAGCTGAAAGGAATCATAGAAGGGGAAGACAAAGCCAAACCACTCTCCGATGACAAACTCGAAAAAATGCTCCGTGCCGAGGGCTACAACATCGCAAGACGAACCGTAGCTAAATACCGCGAGCAATTGAATATTCCGGTGGCCAGACTGAGAAAACAACTCTAG
- the asnS gene encoding asparagine--tRNA ligase has protein sequence MREKRTKIQEVLAREPIGEELTLMGWVRTKRASKNVAFIALNDGSTINNIQVVADVEQFGEEVLKKVTTGASIAATGKLVASQGAGQSCELIAESIEVFGEADPEKYPLQPKKHSLEFLREIAHLRLRTNTFSAIMRVRHSMAFAVHQFFNDKGFFYINTPIITSSDAEGAGEAFKVTNFELDAIPRNEEGGIDFKKDFFEKEANLTVSGQLEGELAAMALAEIYTFGPTFRAENSNTTRHLAEFWMIEPEMAFYDLKDNMDLAEEMLKYLVKYALDNCADDLAFLEKRAEEEDKNKPQTERAEMTLTERLKFVLENDFERVTYTEAIEILKRSKPNQKKKFQYLIEEWGADLQSEHERFLVEKHFKKPVILYNYPRDIKAFYMRQNDDGKTVGAMDILFPGIGEIIGGSQREERMDKLTERMKAMGIPVEEMSWYMDTRRFGSVPHSGYGLGFERMIQFVTGMGNIRDVIPFPRTPGNCEF, from the coding sequence GTGAGAGAAAAACGTACGAAAATCCAGGAAGTTTTGGCCAGAGAGCCAATAGGTGAGGAATTGACCCTGATGGGTTGGGTGAGGACCAAGCGAGCCAGCAAAAATGTGGCGTTTATAGCGCTGAATGATGGCTCTACGATCAATAACATTCAGGTAGTAGCGGACGTGGAGCAGTTTGGTGAGGAGGTGCTGAAAAAAGTGACCACAGGAGCCAGTATTGCTGCCACCGGGAAACTCGTGGCTTCTCAGGGTGCTGGTCAGTCGTGTGAGCTGATTGCCGAAAGTATTGAGGTTTTCGGGGAAGCAGATCCGGAGAAGTATCCGCTGCAGCCCAAAAAGCACAGCCTTGAATTTTTGCGTGAGATCGCTCATTTGCGTCTGCGCACGAATACTTTCAGCGCTATCATGCGGGTTCGCCATTCCATGGCTTTTGCGGTGCATCAGTTTTTCAATGATAAAGGATTTTTCTACATCAACACTCCCATCATCACGTCATCGGATGCTGAAGGTGCGGGTGAGGCTTTTAAGGTGACCAACTTTGAGCTGGATGCCATCCCCAGGAATGAGGAAGGCGGAATAGATTTTAAGAAGGACTTTTTCGAAAAAGAAGCCAACCTCACGGTGTCTGGTCAGCTGGAAGGAGAGCTGGCAGCTATGGCCCTGGCCGAAATTTACACTTTTGGGCCAACCTTTCGGGCAGAAAACTCCAACACCACCAGACACCTGGCGGAGTTTTGGATGATCGAGCCGGAGATGGCGTTTTACGACCTGAAGGACAACATGGACCTGGCCGAGGAGATGCTAAAGTACCTGGTGAAATATGCGCTGGACAACTGTGCGGACGACCTGGCATTTTTGGAGAAAAGAGCAGAGGAGGAAGATAAAAACAAACCTCAGACAGAGCGTGCAGAGATGACCCTCACTGAACGGTTGAAGTTTGTGTTGGAGAATGATTTCGAACGGGTGACATACACAGAGGCCATCGAGATCCTGAAGCGGTCAAAACCGAATCAGAAAAAGAAATTTCAGTACCTCATAGAAGAGTGGGGGGCAGACCTGCAGTCAGAGCATGAGCGCTTCCTGGTGGAGAAGCACTTCAAAAAACCTGTGATCCTCTATAACTACCCACGAGACATTAAGGCTTTCTACATGCGCCAAAATGACGATGGGAAGACCGTAGGCGCCATGGACATCCTTTTTCCGGGTATCGGAGAAATCATCGGTGGGTCGCAGCGTGAGGAGCGGATGGATAAGCTCACCGAAAGAATGAAAGCCATGGGCATCCCTGTGGAGGAGATGTCGTGGTATATGGATACCCGCCGGTTTGGATCGGTGCCACATAGTGGCTATGGTCTGGGCTTTGAGCGGATGATCCAGTTTGTCACAGGCATGGGCAATATCCGGGATGTGATCCCCTTCCCACGTACACCTGGCAACTGCGAGTTTTAA
- a CDS encoding LytTR family DNA-binding domain-containing protein encodes MNFNCLIIDDEQPARALIRTYVEKIPGLNILGEFKNPMEAISTISSKRVDILFLDIQMPGLTGLEFIRTLSHKPDIILTTAYSEYALEGYELEVTDYLMKPIAFDRFLRAVNKVIQKKQAPSETPPTNTSEHFLIKSDGQTHRITLTDILYIEGLKEYVTFVLTDKKIIVLESLRKLETELPQEAFMRVHKSFIVNSHRVDSHSGHDLTIGSKKIPIGASYRDEVLNKLF; translated from the coding sequence ATGAACTTCAACTGCCTCATCATAGATGACGAACAGCCTGCCCGGGCCCTTATCCGCACTTATGTGGAAAAAATACCCGGACTCAACATCCTTGGTGAGTTCAAAAATCCCATGGAGGCCATTTCCACAATCTCCTCCAAACGGGTTGACATCCTTTTTCTGGACATACAAATGCCCGGACTGACCGGACTGGAGTTTATCAGAACCCTCAGCCACAAGCCAGACATCATTCTCACGACGGCCTATTCTGAATATGCACTGGAGGGCTACGAGCTGGAAGTAACGGACTACCTGATGAAACCTATAGCTTTCGATCGGTTTCTGCGTGCGGTCAACAAAGTCATCCAGAAAAAGCAAGCACCCTCAGAAACTCCACCTACGAATACTTCGGAGCATTTTCTCATCAAATCCGACGGTCAGACCCACAGAATTACCCTAACGGATATCCTTTACATAGAAGGACTCAAGGAGTATGTCACCTTTGTGCTCACCGACAAAAAAATCATTGTACTGGAGTCGCTGCGAAAATTGGAAACCGAGCTACCTCAGGAAGCTTTCATGAGGGTGCACAAGTCTTTCATTGTGAACAGCCATCGAGTAGACAGCCACTCCGGCCATGATCTCACTATCGGGTCAAAAAAAATCCCGATAGGTGCCAGCTATCGGGATGAAGTCCTGAATAAACTTTTTTAA